The following are from one region of the Paenibacillus sp. KS-LC4 genome:
- a CDS encoding helix-hairpin-helix domain-containing protein, whose translation MDINHLIDICAGYSGSSYYVADMIPWKKLKNARTQIPIPANEYVIALIDTTLFGSCKRGMAIGLNGVYWRNDWTVKSHRSSLGWTEFLHANIKKISKYEMEFGRGDVFSVLGEPIKLNDLIQLLQRLQSYIGREVDSSLLTGSEVSSSLLSDPGEVWMVAAAGQQYGPYSALELKNIIEEKQLQLSETFVWKQGMAQWVPLLKHKELMALFLPVLLASLPVTITQAPILDIDKEVEQALDTSSSLLNNIELSKRININVASLEQLLDLPAIGIVAAKRIMQERERNGGFENVEQLGQLLDLKPHHVERLRPMTIFRPLQQRTSTGGGRIVDY comes from the coding sequence ATGGACATTAATCATCTGATCGATATTTGTGCAGGGTATTCGGGAAGCAGTTATTATGTAGCAGATATGATTCCTTGGAAAAAATTGAAAAATGCTCGCACTCAGATTCCAATCCCGGCTAATGAGTATGTGATCGCACTAATAGATACGACTTTATTTGGGAGCTGTAAACGAGGTATGGCAATCGGTCTTAATGGCGTTTACTGGAGAAATGATTGGACCGTCAAATCTCATAGATCAAGCTTAGGCTGGACGGAGTTTCTCCATGCCAATATAAAAAAGATTAGTAAGTATGAAATGGAATTTGGCAGGGGAGATGTTTTTAGTGTTTTGGGAGAGCCAATCAAACTTAATGATCTAATTCAACTGCTGCAGCGTTTGCAATCCTACATTGGAAGAGAAGTTGATTCTTCTTTATTAACAGGAAGTGAAGTTAGTTCCTCCCTGCTCTCTGATCCAGGTGAGGTGTGGATGGTAGCTGCCGCTGGTCAGCAGTACGGACCATATAGCGCTCTGGAACTGAAAAATATAATCGAAGAAAAGCAGTTGCAACTGTCAGAAACGTTTGTATGGAAGCAAGGAATGGCACAATGGGTACCCCTATTGAAGCACAAGGAGCTAATGGCCTTATTTTTACCCGTTTTGCTTGCTTCGCTGCCTGTAACCATAACTCAAGCTCCGATTCTGGATATAGACAAAGAAGTAGAACAGGCGCTTGATACAAGTTCATCATTGTTAAATAATATAGAGCTTTCAAAACGTATTAATATCAACGTAGCATCATTGGAGCAATTGCTTGATCTTCCCGCCATTGGTATTGTAGCCGCCAAGCGTATTATGCAGGAGCGAGAACGGAATGGCGGCTTTGAGAATGTAGAGCAATTAGGCCAGTTGCTGGATTTAAAACCGCATCATGTTGAACGTCTACGTCCAATGACAATATTTCGCCCTTTGCAGCAACGTACAAGCACAGGTGGGGGACGAATCGTGGATTATTAA
- a CDS encoding AAA family ATPase, with amino-acid sequence MSAMNFENTFGPARPDSPVLDLSLRNYLTTWDGMPAAQFLPLASSLAASVAELHQQHTLHLDLRPERIRVFPEHNQASVLDAGLRVRRTDSRYARPDGQVANELTLPYCSPENTGRMQRAIDERSDLYSLGVIFYEMLTGRLPFEADNPLEWVYLHLVKSVPPMTNPHTNYPEGLEAIIMKLLEKNPDKRYSSALLLQADLNKIGDSPSAFITEPGFHGREYELSELTQALYSVCFGSTEIVYISGEAGIGKTSLMDEMFRKQPQAGDFFYITGKFEQLANESPYYPIIHAFRGLIRHLIGEHKDKAELWSMRLKEALGTSVGIITAIIPEATILLGEAPAVEELPPHESHKRFIYTFRKFVQALASKEHPIVLFIDDLQWAHASSLQLIHALVCDPECQYLLFICAYRHLETDVRMLPGYEEDGSVSKQAFVRHLHLEPLDMAHMNRLVMETLNSPAGTTIELAELLYHKSGGNPFHFKQILLRLQDDGSLSYSPDKHRWQWDWEQLLEREPGFSIQELMTYRMSRITPEAQQLLKTAACIGSTFSPPFIAKVMNRENETLTLQWTAIEGEGIILPVHNGLYRFAHDSIQKLIYGQLDDSARQALHLHIGRFMNQQHQAETARRDDSGTEDGEPAFEAVNHMNQGACLITDLEERLQLAQLNLEAGTRAKASSAFDVAAGYFHKGAALLGMEGWASSFELCFDLYAKKAECEYMCGNYVQSESDLELLLSHARGSAERSRVFMIRIMQHINQGKYAEGTALGLQSLRELHIIIDPNPGSFMLMLEGIRIEQLLRNRYDKLPQLKEMTDPDYIAAMNLIFAIVPSTFFTDKKIYFQLICRAIQLSLKYGNTPISAAVYTAYGMILGNTKGQFDKAYAIGKIGVELSERYNSPSIRSNTYTIYGGVLCQFAGKAGEGEAYMSQAMRYGMSSGDYVFASYAIGAHINALYARAPLSEVNRKIADYMVVLDTTKDEFVRQNFFLYQQFFLALQGRTAAPDSFSGAEFDEEHFLRQIRQEETAATTLFQFSTYKTQLCFLLGRYEDAMGWARQAKKHEAYATHLPHLPECLFYESLAILAAYPELRKHRAIRKSLLHNLRRYQKWATWCPDYYQGRSDILHAEYARACNEQSLAEELYDKALRQARELGDIQVISLAAELAANFYLAKSMNKSALFYLQTALDGYTQWEIYVKAEQIEQQLLSLQRHEQNVQQADAASPQMSLYSAAIETGGSKQEKPVSTISFRSSEALSSESLDLAAILQTTEAIANPLDTDAVLAEMMRTILKHAGASKGALLTGSHDVLHVQVYAALDNPNISCPFELNDSSLLPEGIIRYVLRTQEKVHYAEAEESWLIHNPYMAKHRPQSVICIPVAVHGTMLGVLYLENELASGVFSAERIPVLLAMASYGLLICVLQSLPEQPESQSSKDSAVQPLPDMIAEPLTERELEVLTLLAAGLSNKEIADHLIIALSTVKVHVKNIFAKLKVNRRTKAVAQAKEMKLLS; translated from the coding sequence ATGTCCGCAATGAACTTTGAAAATACTTTCGGCCCTGCGCGGCCGGATTCGCCCGTCCTCGATCTGTCCTTAAGAAATTATTTAACAACATGGGACGGGATGCCTGCAGCGCAATTTCTGCCTTTAGCAAGCTCTCTTGCTGCAAGTGTAGCTGAGCTTCACCAGCAGCATACGCTTCATCTCGATTTGCGCCCGGAGCGCATTCGTGTTTTTCCCGAGCACAATCAAGCTTCCGTGCTGGATGCCGGATTGCGTGTAAGGCGAACAGACAGCCGCTATGCACGACCTGACGGGCAGGTCGCAAACGAGCTGACGCTTCCCTATTGCTCGCCGGAAAATACCGGCCGGATGCAGCGAGCAATCGACGAGCGGAGCGATCTTTATTCGCTAGGCGTTATTTTTTATGAGATGCTCACTGGACGTCTTCCTTTTGAAGCAGACAATCCGCTTGAATGGGTATACCTGCATTTGGTGAAAAGCGTCCCGCCAATGACTAATCCGCATACGAATTACCCAGAAGGGCTAGAGGCTATTATAATGAAGCTGCTGGAAAAAAATCCGGATAAACGCTACTCCAGCGCGCTGCTGCTTCAGGCAGATTTAAATAAAATAGGCGACTCTCCGTCTGCTTTTATAACAGAGCCCGGCTTTCACGGCAGAGAATATGAGCTTTCCGAGCTCACCCAAGCTCTCTATTCGGTCTGCTTCGGCTCTACCGAAATCGTGTATATATCCGGAGAGGCCGGCATCGGAAAAACGAGCCTAATGGATGAAATGTTCCGCAAGCAGCCGCAAGCAGGCGACTTTTTTTACATAACCGGAAAATTTGAGCAGCTCGCCAATGAAAGCCCCTATTATCCCATCATCCACGCCTTTCGCGGTCTTATTCGCCACCTGATTGGTGAACACAAGGACAAAGCCGAGCTTTGGAGCATGCGGCTGAAAGAAGCTTTGGGGACGAGCGTAGGCATTATAACTGCGATTATTCCCGAAGCAACCATACTGCTTGGAGAAGCACCCGCTGTGGAGGAGCTTCCGCCTCACGAATCGCATAAACGGTTTATTTATACTTTTCGCAAATTCGTTCAAGCGCTCGCTTCCAAGGAGCATCCCATCGTGCTGTTTATTGATGATTTACAATGGGCACACGCTTCTTCTCTTCAGCTCATACATGCGCTGGTATGCGATCCAGAATGCCAGTATTTACTGTTTATCTGCGCCTACCGCCATTTGGAAACCGATGTCCGCATGCTTCCCGGCTACGAAGAGGACGGTAGTGTTTCCAAGCAGGCGTTCGTCCGCCATCTCCATTTGGAGCCGCTCGACATGGCGCATATGAACCGCTTGGTCATGGAGACGCTTAACAGCCCCGCCGGCACCACGATTGAATTGGCGGAGCTGCTGTACCACAAATCCGGCGGCAATCCGTTTCATTTCAAGCAAATTCTGCTCCGTTTGCAGGATGACGGAAGCCTCAGCTACAGTCCTGACAAGCATCGCTGGCAGTGGGATTGGGAGCAATTGCTTGAACGCGAGCCGGGCTTTTCCATTCAAGAGCTGATGACCTACCGGATGAGCCGAATTACGCCAGAAGCACAGCAGCTACTAAAGACAGCGGCCTGCATAGGCAGCACCTTTTCCCCACCGTTCATTGCCAAGGTTATGAATCGGGAAAATGAGACGCTGACCCTGCAATGGACAGCCATTGAAGGTGAGGGCATCATTTTGCCCGTTCACAATGGGCTTTACCGCTTTGCCCATGACAGCATCCAGAAGCTGATTTACGGTCAACTGGACGATTCAGCCAGACAGGCGCTGCATCTCCATATCGGGCGTTTTATGAACCAGCAGCATCAAGCGGAAACCGCTCGCAGAGACGATAGCGGCACGGAAGATGGCGAGCCTGCTTTCGAAGCCGTCAACCACATGAACCAAGGAGCTTGCTTAATTACGGATCTGGAGGAGCGGCTCCAGCTTGCGCAGCTCAATCTGGAGGCAGGCACACGCGCTAAAGCCTCCTCTGCCTTTGATGTAGCTGCTGGGTACTTTCACAAGGGAGCAGCGCTGCTTGGCATGGAGGGCTGGGCTTCCTCCTTTGAGCTTTGCTTTGATTTGTACGCCAAGAAGGCGGAATGTGAATATATGTGTGGGAATTATGTGCAATCAGAAAGCGATCTTGAGCTGCTGCTCAGCCATGCTCGCGGCTCAGCCGAACGAAGCCGCGTGTTTATGATTCGAATTATGCAGCACATCAATCAGGGCAAGTATGCGGAAGGCACTGCGCTTGGCCTGCAAAGCTTGAGGGAGCTGCACATTATTATTGATCCTAATCCCGGCAGCTTTATGCTGATGCTCGAAGGCATACGTATCGAGCAACTGCTGCGCAACCGCTACGACAAGCTGCCGCAGCTTAAGGAAATGACAGACCCGGACTACATTGCAGCTATGAATTTGATTTTTGCTATAGTACCCTCCACCTTTTTTACAGATAAAAAAATATATTTCCAGCTCATTTGCCGGGCCATTCAGCTGTCGCTTAAATATGGAAATACACCGATATCAGCAGCCGTCTATACGGCCTACGGGATGATTTTGGGCAATACCAAGGGGCAATTCGACAAGGCGTATGCGATTGGCAAAATCGGAGTTGAGCTGTCCGAGCGTTATAATAGTCCTTCCATTAGAAGTAATACCTACACGATTTACGGTGGCGTGCTGTGTCAATTTGCCGGAAAAGCTGGTGAGGGCGAGGCCTACATGTCTCAAGCGATGCGCTATGGCATGTCCTCCGGAGATTATGTCTTTGCCAGCTATGCGATTGGTGCCCATATCAACGCCTTGTATGCGAGAGCGCCATTAAGCGAGGTGAACCGCAAAATAGCCGACTATATGGTCGTGCTGGACACAACGAAGGATGAATTCGTGCGTCAAAACTTTTTCCTCTATCAGCAGTTTTTCCTCGCCCTGCAAGGGCGTACGGCTGCACCGGACTCCTTCAGCGGAGCTGAATTTGATGAAGAGCATTTTTTAAGGCAAATTAGGCAAGAGGAAACCGCGGCTACAACCTTATTTCAATTCAGTACCTATAAGACGCAGCTTTGCTTTCTTCTAGGACGCTATGAGGATGCGATGGGGTGGGCTCGCCAAGCGAAGAAGCATGAAGCCTACGCCACTCATTTGCCTCATTTGCCAGAATGCCTGTTTTATGAATCGTTAGCTATCCTTGCAGCCTATCCTGAGCTTCGCAAGCATCGAGCTATAAGAAAAAGCTTGCTGCACAATCTTAGGCGTTATCAAAAATGGGCAACATGGTGTCCTGATTATTATCAGGGCCGATCCGATATTCTTCATGCCGAATATGCCCGCGCCTGCAACGAGCAAAGCTTGGCTGAGGAGCTTTATGATAAGGCGCTGCGCCAAGCCAGAGAGCTGGGCGATATTCAGGTAATAAGCCTGGCAGCCGAGCTGGCAGCAAACTTCTACTTGGCTAAATCCATGAACAAAAGCGCTTTATTTTATTTGCAGACTGCACTCGACGGATATACACAATGGGAAATATACGTAAAAGCAGAGCAAATAGAGCAGCAATTGCTGAGCTTGCAGCGGCATGAGCAAAATGTGCAGCAGGCGGATGCCGCCTCTCCACAAATGTCCTTATACTCAGCTGCTATAGAGACAGGCGGTAGTAAACAAGAAAAGCCCGTCTCCACAATCAGCTTCCGCAGCAGCGAAGCACTGTCCTCGGAGAGCCTTGATCTTGCTGCTATATTGCAAACGACAGAAGCAATCGCTAACCCGCTCGATACGGATGCCGTGCTTGCCGAAATGATGAGGACGATCTTGAAGCATGCAGGGGCCAGCAAAGGGGCTTTGCTCACAGGAAGCCACGATGTCCTTCATGTTCAGGTGTATGCCGCCTTGGATAATCCGAATATCTCCTGTCCCTTCGAGCTGAATGACAGCTCCTTGCTGCCGGAAGGGATTATCCGCTATGTGCTGCGGACACAGGAGAAGGTTCATTACGCCGAAGCGGAAGAGAGCTGGCTCATTCATAATCCCTATATGGCAAAGCATCGGCCACAGTCGGTTATATGTATCCCCGTTGCTGTTCATGGCACCATGCTCGGCGTGCTTTATCTTGAAAATGAGCTGGCAAGCGGCGTGTTCTCAGCGGAGCGTATTCCCGTTCTGCTTGCGATGGCATCATACGGTTTATTGATTTGTGTTCTGCAAAGCTTGCCGGAGCAGCCCGAATCTCAGAGCAGCAAGGATTCCGCTGTACAGCCGCTGCCGGACATGATCGCGGAGCCGCTTACGGAGCGCGAGCTGGAGGTGCTCACCCTGCTTGCCGCAGGCTTATCCAACAAGGAGATTGCCGACCATCTCATCATCGCCCTGAGCACAGTAAAGGTACATGTGAAAAATATTTTCGCCAAGCTCAAGGTCAACCGGCGCACCAAAGCAGTCGCTCAGGCCAAAGAGATGAAGCTGCTCAGTTAA
- a CDS encoding helix-turn-helix domain-containing protein, with translation MNHVELEWAESHFPLYTAASIQSLYSTSNMPMHKINEEAASLLAIASGKGVLTLNDQTFELTEGNLILLPAQSRAALAVSSVQPLHAYKLVIGTITQQRALSANTIVRKSAVAGGLNLHYISHAPVIVSQMEELYIHRLPAHEVRHMQNQIIFHQILLHVLEQMDAKYATGDQPSMEQSIAYLENHFNEKITREQLAAMAGVSPSHYSTLFKQLSGFTPNEYLSRLRVNRAKELLISGSGTLREIALKVGYHDEFYLSRRFKQQTGAAPSGYSRDALQHVAVLLHPYASHLRLLGIEPAIVITESSEYVSTADLQLPHTMRFIHAASSPEQVKSALLAANVELIIAAKQHMQQVGLRTEQLRSVAPVVEITWMDIGWKEHLRLIAQAVQRVSVAEQWLDTFEQEEREARAIIEQSSFASEVITILVIKPEGLLIYGARNVGYVLYQSLGLRPPAKIAENMDKLGEKFHSVPIEAAELADYAGDRIVVIEFPDDKGSTLHAQSTFETPYWKELHAVQQKKVHVLNKDEWVPYNPISIRLQLGRAVALFMGNQ, from the coding sequence ATGAACCACGTTGAGTTGGAGTGGGCAGAGTCTCATTTTCCACTATATACGGCTGCCAGCATTCAATCGCTGTACAGCACTTCAAATATGCCTATGCACAAAATAAATGAGGAAGCGGCATCGCTGCTTGCCATCGCTAGCGGCAAGGGTGTGCTCACGTTGAACGATCAGACGTTTGAGCTGACGGAGGGCAATCTTATCCTGCTCCCGGCACAAAGCCGTGCCGCGTTAGCTGTTAGCTCGGTGCAGCCGCTTCATGCGTATAAGCTCGTAATTGGCACAATCACGCAGCAGCGTGCTTTGTCCGCAAATACCATTGTACGGAAAAGCGCGGTGGCTGGCGGGCTGAATTTGCATTATATTTCTCATGCTCCAGTCATTGTTTCGCAGATGGAGGAGCTATATATTCATAGGCTGCCTGCACATGAGGTTCGTCATATGCAAAATCAAATTATTTTTCATCAAATATTGCTGCATGTGCTGGAGCAGATGGATGCCAAATATGCAACGGGCGATCAGCCTTCAATGGAGCAAAGCATTGCCTATTTGGAGAATCATTTTAATGAAAAAATAACACGGGAGCAGCTGGCCGCAATGGCAGGTGTCAGCCCGTCCCATTATTCGACCTTGTTTAAGCAGCTTAGCGGCTTTACTCCTAATGAATATTTGTCGCGGCTTCGTGTCAATCGTGCGAAGGAGCTGCTTATTAGCGGCTCTGGCACACTGCGAGAAATTGCGCTTAAGGTAGGCTACCATGATGAGTTTTATTTAAGTCGACGGTTTAAACAGCAGACCGGTGCTGCTCCTTCAGGGTACAGCCGAGACGCGTTACAGCATGTAGCGGTGCTGCTCCACCCCTATGCCAGCCATTTAAGGCTGCTTGGAATTGAGCCTGCCATTGTAATTACGGAAAGCAGTGAATATGTAAGCACCGCCGATTTACAGCTGCCTCATACGATGCGGTTTATTCATGCCGCGAGCTCGCCTGAACAGGTGAAATCAGCATTGCTTGCTGCAAATGTCGAGCTTATTATTGCAGCAAAGCAGCATATGCAGCAAGTTGGATTAAGGACCGAGCAGCTGCGTTCTGTCGCGCCAGTTGTAGAAATTACGTGGATGGATATTGGGTGGAAGGAGCATTTGCGACTTATTGCCCAAGCAGTGCAGCGGGTGAGCGTGGCCGAGCAGTGGCTGGATACGTTTGAGCAAGAGGAACGGGAGGCGCGTGCAATTATCGAGCAGAGCTCTTTTGCAAGCGAGGTGATTACGATATTGGTCATTAAGCCAGAGGGGCTGCTCATATATGGAGCGCGTAATGTAGGGTATGTGCTTTATCAATCGCTAGGCCTGCGACCGCCTGCAAAAATTGCGGAGAATATGGACAAGCTGGGCGAGAAATTTCATTCGGTGCCAATTGAGGCAGCGGAGCTTGCGGACTATGCGGGAGACCGAATCGTCGTCATTGAATTTCCAGATGATAAGGGCTCGACGCTCCATGCGCAGAGTACCTTCGAAACCCCGTATTGGAAGGAGCTTCACGCAGTTCAGCAAAAGAAAGTACATGTGTTGAATAAGGACGAATGGGTACCGTACAATCCCATTTCCATACGTTTGCAGCTTGGGCGTGCGGTAGCCCTATTTATGGGCAACCAATAG
- a CDS encoding iron-hydroxamate ABC transporter substrate-binding protein, which translates to MKKLFIPLVLLMAVALSACGGNQAGNAGTAGNASGSTSNTNASAAPSPSAETEPATFIYQSEDGPVEVPTHPQRVVVLTRFLTGNVMALGVPLVGADEMSKDNPRFKEQLKDVEAVSEASVEKVLELQPDLIIGLSDIQNIDKFKQIAPTVTYTYNKVDFLTQQLEVGKLLNKEKEAQAWVDDFSARTKKAGEQIRAKIGVDVTVSVIETFNKQLYVYGYNFGRGTELLYGDLNLGMPEKVKESTKTDGYYAVSTEVLNDFMGDYVIFSKDADEDNSFQDTAVYKSVPAVVNNHVYEVDAKSFYFNDPLSLEYQLEFFLQSFLGQ; encoded by the coding sequence ATGAAAAAGCTTTTTATTCCACTTGTTCTTCTGATGGCAGTAGCACTTAGCGCCTGCGGCGGAAATCAAGCGGGCAACGCTGGGACTGCTGGCAACGCAAGCGGCAGCACTAGCAATACTAACGCGTCGGCTGCACCATCTCCATCCGCTGAAACGGAACCCGCAACGTTCATCTACCAATCTGAGGATGGCCCGGTCGAGGTGCCAACACATCCGCAGCGCGTCGTCGTGCTGACAAGATTTTTGACGGGCAATGTGATGGCTCTGGGCGTGCCTTTGGTTGGTGCGGATGAAATGTCCAAGGACAACCCGCGGTTTAAAGAACAGCTCAAGGACGTCGAAGCGGTGTCCGAGGCAAGTGTAGAAAAGGTGCTTGAGCTGCAGCCCGATTTGATTATCGGACTTTCGGATATTCAGAACATTGATAAGTTCAAACAAATTGCACCTACGGTCACTTATACGTACAACAAGGTTGATTTCTTAACACAGCAGCTGGAAGTTGGGAAGCTGTTGAACAAAGAGAAGGAAGCGCAAGCGTGGGTTGATGATTTTTCAGCAAGAACGAAAAAGGCTGGCGAGCAAATTAGAGCGAAAATCGGCGTCGATGTGACGGTATCGGTTATCGAAACGTTCAATAAGCAGCTATATGTGTACGGCTACAACTTTGGTCGCGGCACGGAGCTGCTCTATGGCGATCTGAACCTCGGCATGCCGGAGAAGGTGAAGGAAAGTACGAAAACGGACGGTTATTACGCTGTATCGACAGAGGTGCTGAATGACTTTATGGGCGACTACGTCATTTTTAGCAAAGATGCGGATGAAGACAATTCGTTCCAGGATACGGCTGTCTACAAAAGCGTCCCTGCTGTGGTCAACAATCATGTTTATGAGGTCGATGCGAAAAGCTTTTATTTCAACGATCCACTGAGCTTGGAGTATCAGCTGGAATTTTTCCTGCAAAGCTTTCTCGGACAATAA
- a CDS encoding AAA family ATPase, whose product MGETTLLEFKRHLSNLMRARFPFIYIPTWEEERALSVIDSAVKNEALIKTVRKVFIWSMTDGLAEEGQRGREESKSPLRCLEMIEASEEPAVFVLKDFHIFLGGGGRPADHQIIRKIRDLIPALKRSVKPKNVILLSPTLTLPSDLQKEITIVDFELPTFVEIKTMLLEMVEANQMSGRIVIDLTPEDVERLAKAALGLTLHEAENAFALAMVEDGKLDKHDVEIILEEKRQIIKKSEILEFIKSDLKIEDVGGLENLKRWLLKRNKSWLDSAAQYGLPAPKGVLITGVPGCGKSLIAKAISAMWKLPLLRLDVGQIFSGIVGSSEENMRKAIKTVEAISPSILWIDEIEKGFSGMTGSGDSGTSNRVFGTFLTWMQEKTKPVFVIATANNIHALPAEMLRKGRFDEIFFVDIPTYKERKDIFRLHIVKRLKSPKSVGDFQLTDEHLDLLAGMTEGYVGAEVEQIVISAMFEAFSEDRSIQLEDFRKAIQTMVPLSVTQAEQIQGIREWANVRAVAATPQEDREEYRLEPGKREVPEPKEEDIKLKRGGRAIDF is encoded by the coding sequence ATGGGAGAAACCACATTATTGGAGTTCAAAAGGCATTTGTCGAATTTGATGCGCGCACGATTTCCGTTTATATACATACCGACATGGGAAGAGGAGCGGGCGCTTTCCGTCATAGATTCCGCAGTGAAAAATGAAGCTTTAATTAAAACGGTTCGTAAAGTATTTATATGGAGCATGACCGATGGTTTAGCTGAGGAAGGACAGCGTGGCCGAGAGGAATCCAAATCCCCGCTCCGGTGCTTGGAAATGATTGAAGCCTCTGAGGAGCCTGCTGTATTCGTGCTAAAAGATTTTCATATCTTTCTCGGCGGCGGGGGAAGGCCGGCAGATCATCAGATTATACGTAAAATTCGTGATCTCATTCCGGCATTGAAGCGAAGCGTGAAGCCGAAAAATGTTATCCTCCTGAGCCCAACCCTCACCCTGCCCTCGGATTTGCAAAAGGAAATAACGATTGTCGATTTTGAATTGCCGACCTTTGTGGAAATAAAAACGATGCTGCTCGAAATGGTCGAGGCTAATCAGATGAGCGGACGTATCGTCATTGATTTAACGCCAGAGGACGTAGAAAGGCTGGCGAAGGCGGCTCTTGGTTTAACGCTGCATGAGGCGGAAAATGCTTTTGCTCTAGCCATGGTTGAGGACGGCAAGCTCGATAAGCATGATGTGGAAATCATTTTGGAAGAGAAGCGTCAAATTATTAAAAAGTCCGAGATTTTGGAGTTCATTAAATCGGATTTGAAAATCGAGGATGTCGGCGGGCTGGAAAATTTAAAGCGCTGGCTGCTCAAGCGCAATAAATCATGGCTGGATTCGGCCGCACAATATGGGCTGCCTGCACCGAAGGGGGTGCTCATCACAGGCGTTCCCGGCTGTGGAAAAAGCTTGATTGCCAAAGCCATTAGCGCCATGTGGAAGCTGCCGCTGCTGCGTCTGGATGTAGGTCAAATATTCAGCGGAATTGTTGGCAGCAGTGAGGAAAACATGCGCAAAGCGATCAAGACGGTCGAGGCCATTTCTCCTTCCATTCTATGGATTGATGAAATTGAAAAAGGCTTTAGCGGCATGACGGGAAGCGGTGACAGCGGGACATCGAATCGTGTATTCGGCACCTTTCTAACCTGGATGCAGGAGAAAACAAAGCCGGTGTTCGTCATCGCCACGGCAAATAATATTCACGCCTTGCCCGCAGAAATGCTGCGAAAGGGCCGCTTTGATGAAATTTTTTTCGTGGATATACCGACTTATAAAGAGCGGAAAGACATTTTTAGGCTGCATATTGTGAAAAGACTGAAATCTCCTAAGTCGGTAGGCGACTTTCAGCTAACGGATGAGCATCTTGACCTTTTAGCTGGCATGACCGAAGGGTATGTCGGGGCGGAAGTAGAGCAAATCGTCATTAGTGCGATGTTTGAGGCTTTTTCAGAGGATCGAAGCATTCAGCTTGAAGATTTCAGGAAAGCGATTCAAACGATGGTGCCGCTGTCGGTCACACAAGCCGAACAAATTCAAGGCATACGCGAATGGGCGAATGTCCGTGCCGTTGCTGCAACTCCGCAGGAGGATCGGGAGGAATACAGGCTGGAGCCAGGCAAGCGGGAGGTGCCTGAACCGAAGGAAGAGGATATAAAGCTGAAGCGCGGCGGCAGAGCAATAGATTTCTAA
- a CDS encoding 4Fe-4S single cluster domain-containing protein has product MVLRVHRFLPSTAVEGPGIRACLQVQGCPIHCPGCAVPFTWPEDGGMTMEVEQLAEQILNGPEVEGITFLGGEPFEQAGELARLARILRASGLSVMTFTGYLVENLRSAGRADWLELLAATDLLIDGPFERERLDTSRPWVGSANQRYHFLTDRYLDLKESLTDIPNRLEVRITPDGRVMINGLAELKDLRALLDL; this is encoded by the coding sequence ATGGTGTTGCGCGTGCATCGGTTTCTTCCCTCGACCGCTGTTGAAGGGCCCGGCATTCGTGCCTGTCTTCAAGTGCAAGGCTGCCCGATTCATTGCCCTGGCTGCGCTGTGCCGTTTACTTGGCCGGAGGACGGCGGTATGACGATGGAGGTTGAACAGCTGGCGGAGCAAATTTTGAATGGGCCTGAAGTAGAGGGAATTACTTTTCTGGGCGGCGAGCCATTCGAGCAGGCGGGTGAATTAGCGCGGCTTGCCCGTATTTTGCGTGCATCTGGCTTGTCAGTCATGACCTTTACCGGTTATTTAGTTGAAAATTTGCGGAGTGCAGGCAGAGCGGATTGGCTGGAGCTGCTTGCTGCCACCGACTTGCTCATTGACGGGCCTTTCGAGCGGGAACGCCTCGATACGAGCAGGCCGTGGGTTGGCTCGGCCAATCAACGCTACCATTTTCTCACTGATCGCTACCTCGACCTCAAAGAAAGTTTAACTGACATTCCAAACCGGCTTGAGGTGCGCATTACGCCTGATGGCAGAGTGATGATCAATGGCTTGGCCGAGCTGAAGGATTTAAGGGCTTTATTGGATCTGTGA
- a CDS encoding DUF2997 domain-containing protein, with protein sequence MSSKQIRVRIYPDGKIEADVLGFKGKGCTDYISILEQLLDAETIDSEYTAEYYESEHEVNEQNQIHSTEQNKTK encoded by the coding sequence ATGTCATCCAAACAAATTCGCGTTCGCATTTACCCCGATGGAAAAATCGAGGCCGACGTATTGGGATTCAAGGGGAAGGGATGTACCGACTATATTAGCATTCTTGAACAACTGCTGGATGCAGAAACGATAGATTCCGAATATACAGCCGAATATTATGAGTCCGAGCATGAGGTCAATGAGCAAAATCAAATCCATTCGACAGAGCAAAATAAAACGAAATAG